AATTTCCCTGATTATTTTTAAACCATAATCAAGCAAACTTTTCTGACTTTCTTTGGTCAATGCGTCAAATTCATCGGCCAGTGGAATTAATTTTGTCAAATCGAAAGCATAACAATATCGCATCCAATTGGCAAACCAATCTTTTTCATTTTGATCTTTCTGACTTAATATTTCAAATGCTTTATTAATATTTCCTTCAGAAAGAAATGCCACTTGTGCGGCTCTTTCATGACTTAATCCTCTCGATTGAGTGAGAAAATCTATCATTTCGGTTTCATGTAGATTCCTGATTGCAATACGCTGAGTACGCGAAATAATGGTAGTTAGTAGCCGGTTGGAATCATTGGTAACCAGCAGAAACAAGGTTTTCTCCGGTGGTTCTTCCAAAATTTTGAGCAGAGCGTTTGCAGCTGACTGCCCCATGGCTTCCACTATCCAAATAAGTACTATTTTATACCCCCCTTCATAAGACTTGAGGCTGAGATTTTGAATGATTTGTCTTGATTCTTCAACCGGAATGTTTCCTTGTTTGATTTCAATATATTCCAACCAGTCAGACAAACCAGCAAAAGGGTTTTCTTCAACAAATTCCCGCCATTGCTTAATGAAATTTTCAGAAAGTACTTTTTTGCCCCCTGCAGTAGGGTATGCAAAAATGAAATCCGGATGAGCAATTTTATCTATTTTTTTGCATGATGCACATTCTCCGCATGAATCCTCAGCTGAAGGGTTCTTACAATTGACATATGCCGAAAATGCCAGGGCCATAGGCAAGGCTGCACTTCCAGAGGCACCGTCAAACAGCAAGGCATGTGCTACATGATTGGTATTTACGGCATTGATGAGCTGTTCTTTGGTTTCTTTTAATCCGGGTATCTGAGAAAACCTCATCGACTCAAAGTTTATTATGATTGGAAATGTGCTTTAAAATCCTTTCGTCTTCGTCTGTTAAATGAAGATTCCTACGTGACATGGTGTCATTGATTACCTCCAGGGCTTTTTCGAACCGATACTTCACATACCCTTCTGTTTTCCCTCCCCAGGTAAAAGAATCAATAAATTTCTCCTGAAAACCT
The sequence above is a segment of the Cytophagaceae bacterium genome. Coding sequences within it:
- the holB gene encoding DNA polymerase III subunit delta', with the protein product MRFSQIPGLKETKEQLINAVNTNHVAHALLFDGASGSAALPMALAFSAYVNCKNPSAEDSCGECASCKKIDKIAHPDFIFAYPTAGGKKVLSENFIKQWREFVEENPFAGLSDWLEYIEIKQGNIPVEESRQIIQNLSLKSYEGGYKIVLIWIVEAMGQSAANALLKILEEPPEKTLFLLVTNDSNRLLTTIISRTQRIAIRNLHETEMIDFLTQSRGLSHERAAQVAFLSEGNINKAFEILSQKDQNEKDWFANWMRYCYAFDLTKLIPLADEFDALTKESQKSLLDYGLKIIREIYLECVGAQSLIKLEGEELVFVRKFSRVFKFENLDKITQAISESQMLIERNVRAKIMFLDLSLSISRLIK